A stretch of DNA from Cryptomeria japonica chromosome 4, Sugi_1.0, whole genome shotgun sequence:
CACTAAATATGTTTCCGTCTGTACACTCCAAAAGGCATAATTGGTTTCATCAAAGAGAAGTGCCTTATTTGAAGACAAACCTTATTGGGCTACTTAGTGTGTCATCTTGGATCTACCTCAAGTTGTTAATCTTCTCCCAAGGAACttggttttgataccaattgaagggaacacaatatactaagagggggggaggggtgaataagtatatGCCAATTTCAACTTGACTAAACATTAATTATCGATAATAACTTCTCCAAATGTCACATTTGGATCTACCATTAAAAACATCTACTATCAACATATAAAATTCAAAAcatacacacattcacacatatgaacaccatatttatgtggaaacctagaaggGAAAGACCACAATGAGAATAGATGATTGGATCTATTGCCCAAATTTAGCCTCATCATATAATTAGGTCTTAGGATTTCCATCAGTCATCACATCAAATGGAGAAGGGTAGTCTATATATTAGATGTATAGTAGCTTTACCTATGCCCTCGTAGGGCCCTTAATCTATCCATAGCTATAAGAGTAAGCGCTTGCGCCTTGCCAAACATTATAACTAGAAGAGAGTTTCCTAAGTCGAAACAAGTAGATCACAATTGATTGATCTAGAGTATATACATAAATTATTATAGGTCTGAGATTAAATTTTACAAATGCATAATTTAATCATTTGGATCCAATGCACAATGACCTCTACtcaatagatagaaaattgatTATAAGATAGTCAACCCCTTCACTTCATTCATAACGTTATTAAAAAACACAttctatattaaatataatttatcaaGTTTTTGTATCTCTTTCTTAATCATCTAATACCTATTTTGGCCTCATTTGAAGCCTAGGGTAGAGAAAAGGTCAAAAAAATTAAGAACAACACCACAACTTGGGAGTTATTCCCCCTAGGCcctcctcccttggatttggaaGTCATAAAGGCACCATTCACCCAAGGAACCTacttccaaacatatcaaaatcatatgtAGTTCTCCTCGCAAGGTTTCTCGAAGGACACCTACACATAGGTTCCCATAGCAAGGTTTCATTAAGTACTATGTTTTACTCCAACAAGGTTCCCTTAAATGATTCCCAACAGTTAATAATGCTCAACGACGAGCACAAAATTTTGACAACATTCCCAATTTAATAAGCCTAAACTATAACAGTATCAATATTTTCTAATTAGACCTCACCATGAATATATTATTCCCCAATTTATTGTGGGCATCCTGAACCTGTTACAATTTACCTTTTGAAGGTACCATGCCACATTTGGTGCCCTCATGATAATACCACATAACATAAGATTCTATATCTAGGCTTAGAATGTGATATCATGTACAAAATATGAATTGATAGAACAAATGTATTGGTTCACACAAACTCATTATATTAAACTAGTTCCTTAACCCCTGATCATATTTCTCAAGTGTATATAATGCTAATATTATTGATACAACATAGATGATTATTACCCTATCGTATTATGATGTCATTATTAAATCTTGAATTTTAGTTATAAATATATATACTGAACTCCATGAACTTTACTACCCACTTGTAACATCCAAGATTTCCATTTGAGGGTCAAATATAACTTACCTTTGTATAATTTCCAACACACAATATTAATCAAGGATATAATAGTCCTACAAACATATGTCAAATTTTCCATGCTTAGTTGACTAACATCATTATGTCCAATTATTTCCCAACTTGACTCTCTTGGTTTGAGATTTTATGTGTTGGGTTATGGCTGCAAATGTTTGGCTATTGCAGATATTTTTAAAATTTGGCTGAGATCTAAACACATGTCAAGCTTGGACAAATTTGTAAAGAATAGCAAATTTAGTGGTCAAGTTTCAGGGGCTTCAGTGACATTTGAATTGAAATAAGAAATTTTCAGTTCTGTAGAGCTTGTTCATTGCTTGAGATCACTTGACTCTGTAAACAATTTTGTCTTCAGAGACAGAAATTTGTGAGTATATATATATTAACAATGCCATTATGGGGAATAAATTTTGTGGAATTACAGAAGCCCCTACTGACAAAGATATTAAAATGGGCTGGTGTGGAACAAAAGCTAATTGAAATTGAAGAAGGAACCACCATGAGCTGCTGGGCACCTATAAAAATTAGCACAAGGCCTCCATTGGTTTTGGTACATGGGTTTGCAGCAGAGGGAGGAGTGACATGGCAGTTTCAGATCAGTAAACTGAGCAAGGAGTACTCTATTTACGTACCTGACTTGCTCTTTTTTGGGAAGTCTGTAACTGTGAGTCGGCAAAGGTCTGAGACCTTTCAGGCAGAATGTTTGATGACGTTGTTGAAAAAGTTGAAAGTGGAGAAATGCGCCATGGTGGGTCTTAGCTATGGAGGAATGGTGGCTTTTACAATGGCAGAAATGTATCCAGAACTTGTTACCTGTCTAGTGGTCAGTGGCTCTGTGATTGCCATGACTGATTCAATTAGCCAGACTTCTCTCAACAGGCTTGGATTTTCAAGTTTTGCAGAGCTTCTGCTTCCCACCACGGTTAAAGGCCTTAAAGCGTTGTTTTCTGTGGGGTTTTACAAGAAAATCTGGCTCTCAGAATTTCTCTTCAGAGATTTTCTAGAGGTAAATAATTTAATCTTAACATATCATTCTTCTGAGAAGGGAAGATGACATTTAACATTCTCAGGCCATAATCTTATATATAATTTGTTAATAGTGTATTTATtaattttatctctttttttttttttatcgataaaaggtaTAGTCAGATTAATATATTGATTCAAATGAAAGTTTACAGCATTAAATCCCAGATTTCCAAAAGGTCCAGAGGACCTAAAGACAGAAAATCTGAAACCATGTCCCTGAGTATGCACAGAAAAGAAGATTTTTAGAATCTATTAATATATCATTTAGTTGCTTTTGAATTTGACTGTTTATGTTTtttatcaacgttttggatcacattcTATAGTCTATCATTAGAATGATAGAGAGTATGAGGAGATAGATCATGTGTATTTTTTCCAGCAAAGTTTTGGATCACGTTCCGTGATCTATCATTAAGATGCTCATGTATCTCCTTGCACTCTCTAGCATCTTAATGATAGATCATAGAATGTGATCTGAAACACACATCTTGCACTCTCTAACATCCTCATGATAGATCATAAAATGTGACCTGAGATGTAGATGCAAAAAAATACACACAACCAAATACAAGAGCAGCTAAATTATTCAGCAGTCTATCTGCTTGTTTAAATGATTGTAGGATTTATTTATAATGCACCTACTTGCTTAAAGTATGTTCTTCTAATCAGGAGCTTGCACCCCTTATGCTGCCCTTCTTGTCCTGCACTATTTTTCTATCCAGGATAGTTTCTTGGATTTTGGGCTACTCATTTTCTCTGAGGGAATCTGGTTTAAATTGATTTTTCATTGCTCCTCCCAATGGCATTGGGGTGTGATTTTGGTCCTCTTTTCTTTTCTTAATCAGATAGATGGGTTTCTTAAATGATATGAAGTTGGATGCAGATTATGTTCAATAACAGGGAAGAGAGAGGAGAGCTTCTAGCTGCTTTGGGTGAAAGTAACAAAGTAGCCCAAGTTCCATCTCTTAACCAGGTTGTCAAAACTGTAGCACTCTCTGTAAATTCACTCTTTTTCCCCTGTTTCATTAAGACCTTAATTATGATACAGATTGGTAATGTTTTTATTCTCTTTTTAGCATGATTGGGTGATAAATACACCTAACTattaagatattaaagtttctggTTTATATTGTGTATGTTTTTATTGTTCGATGTTCAGATTACATTCAGTAATAAATACTAGTGATAAATATGAGTGATTTTGTCTGTTTATTAAAAAACCAAGAAACTGACCAAAATTGTGGGTGTTTTGATTATGTGCAGAAAATTCTGTTCTTGTGGGGCAATAAGGATGAGGTTTTCAATCTTGAACTTGTCAATGGAATGAGAAAGTAAGATCATTTTTTagtatataaattttttattattaatttaaattttgtaattccaAATATTTTTTAAAGATAAATTAATAGACATTTTATTctgattttatttaatatatagaaTTATATAAAAGAAATGTAAAATACAGTAACAAttgatttataaaattataatagaTTAATGCTGAATTTTGAATATGAATTCAtacaaaatataaatttaaataaaaaaattactaatAAATATGGAAACTTAAACTATAAGATATGTAATCACCTGTATACAATCATTAgtaataaaaatttaaatgatttttcacaGGGCTCTAATTTCTTTAATTATTATTATCAAGattactaatttaaaaaaaataaattgacttAAGATTATAAGTTTTTAATCTTCAATATTtaacattgatttatttgtatgtACAGGCAACTAGATGAGACAACAGAGTTTGTGGGAATTGGAAAACTTCAATGATATCAAGTTGATATCATTATTAAGGAGGGTCAACTTCAATGATATCAAGTTGATATCATTATTTTGCATGGGGGCtcgcattcatattggggggtttaatatctcaaaaatgagggtacaatatattgcctatcagtgaaaatagggggttgaACACACATGCTATAACCCAGTTCCGTGTTATTTTGAAATTTATACTAGTTTGAAGAAATATTGGAATgttgtattttttatgtttttaatttttattttaatgtggCATTGTATTTTGTTAAATAGGTTCAATAAGATATTTGATTTTGTGAGATTTGTTTACATGTTAGTTTAGTTGTatctatttaattttaattatttttttaaatatttaatttataaatttattttaatagatAAGTAGAAGTTATTTTTCacagcaagtcaaattatgatattgctactaggattcaactatgtagtttttgatcaggctcattattttttatattataatttatttgttttaattttcgATTAATATTATTGTTTTCATAATTTTAAAAGATTTGATAACGGTTAtatgattttaaaataaataaataaaggtgttaaattgtgtaataatttttttattttttatttgataaaagtggatagaaccactgaactatattaaattttaaaagtttttttacagtgtctggttcaaaaagcactgaagggaaagaaccaataagaaaaccctttagtgttgcttaagtaacacaagcctattctacccaataccaaatgcacattggcatagtacatcaaaaaactcatcccaattacataagccgcattagatataaaggaagccgccaatagaagcatatagaaggaagattaaagtatgatcactaaAGGAcgcatatccattgctgccaaaaaacaccagtctgaaccacccctgtctatgaaacacaattctccaaccactagttagaatgataccacatagcagaaatgaaaccataatcagacaccctgtcaaaataaacattgtgatcaagcatagcagaacccacaccaaagaaaatccacaccaaataaggaggttgatgaagacaacaactatgcccttctttacttcaaaaattccaaaaccgaggaagggatctcatccacacttacctcccgcatattagcatcactgtcaatggctaaattagccaagaaatctgcaatcttattcacttccctataacagtgagaaatcaagaaggaataaaaaaaagtctaatttttgcaaaatatgatcaagtatatattgtaattgccaacaattcgacttctttttcatgacactttgaataataaccatagaatcaccctcaattatcaagtccttaattcccaaagatatagccatatccaaaccaaaagacaaagcaaagaattctgcacaattgttagacttgaaaccaatcgcatgacaacgagcctgataaattttaccttatgatcataaattaccatacctacccctgccaggccagggttcccatgagaagcaccatcaaaattcaatttaaagtgcccttgtggaggaggtttccagcaagaaaaatttctcttacttatagcattagtcttatttaaaatagatccacgagaaggtaagactgataacattctccaaaatcgagttaccctaccatcccaatgagaaaaagaggcaagggtttccaaattcttatagataaaagacaaagcaacttcagagatggaagattcaatcctcaataaaacctcagccaaggaagaacttgtttgtttaaaaatcctattattacgctctaaccaaatattccaaatcacaatagatggagaaataatccaaagacatgcatagaaagatgaggcaaacaggagaggcctctaaagtgggaaaggagattcTTATCAATAACAAAGGAAATATTAAGCTTTTCAAAAaaccactgccagcaagcataggcaaaatcacagtgaagaaacaagtgtgtagaggattctaaatttttattacaaaagacacaagaaaatactacagtaatacccaacctatccaacctcattcctgtaaggaccctgtcctgcactgctaaccaagcaaaaacaccagcctttgggaggcaagccatatgccaaaacaacttgtatggccaagtagataaatcttttcatatggccaagagagaattatagccatccttaactgtgtacttaccagagatattccttgtccagataagctcatcgtcagcatcagaaagaattattactctctccgccaacatcttttcatattccaatttcacattttgatcaatatctaaaaactcaattgatttccattttgccaccttaagattcccactatactcaatttcaaaataatcagccacaaagacaccccaaagggaagaaagagtggaaattaaaggagaccaatccctcgagttcaccaaagggggatgtccattccaaacttcatcccaaaacctggcctttctaccattatgaacaatccatgagagatgaggcaaaatcactgatctacatttacatagaaaattccaaatagctaaaccagacggtaaattagaaacttgaaaaacatattctcttggtccgttatttaaatatttagcaaacataatttgtgcccaaaaggagaatggtctctcatacaatttccaaaccaacttagcacctaaggctaaattctgactttccaaactcctaatgcctgtgcccccaaggtttttaggcaaacaaactttatcccatgctaccaaagggagtttcttcttaccatctttattattactccaaaggaaggacctaagagtatcttgcaaactaacaagagccACTTTCAGAGActgcaaaacagacatgagataaataggaacaacatttaggacagacttaataagaacaatcttaccagccaaagataaccatctatgattccaggataggatccttctagagataactgaaatgatcttatcccaaaactcaactctatcctgcttaatgaagaaaggtataccaagataagaacaaggaagatttccagatgcaaatcccaaaaaaatcttcaatctatcttgaaccaattgtgaagcatgaaggaaaaaaatctttgacttatcaacattgattctctgaccagaaaaggatgcataattctgtattatcccctttatcactcttgcctcacccaaagaggcctgaccaaataacaaggtatcatctgcaaacaagcaatgcgaaatgctttgtggaacattctgaatcctaattcccttccaaagccctcccaacttagcggctcttatagcccaactgaacgtttcagctagaagaatgaacaagaaaggagacaggggatccccctgcctcaaacccctagaagaggagaaaaaaccacaaggggagccattaattagaaccgagaaccttgcagaagaaatacaagcatgaatccatttgacccatgccttggaaaaacccaatttaagtagaacaacacacaacgccccccattctactctatcatatgctttcatcatatctaatttgaggatcatggacGAGATTCTCTcagtagaaatagaatgcaaaacctcatgtgccactatagctccctctgtcgtctcccttcctggaacaaaaccaccttgttctaaagagatcatcttaggtaaaattttagccaaccttaaagaaatagccttggtaaaaatcttgtacaaagtattacataaagcaatagggcggAAATCAACAAATGTCTTGGTATCCTCTTTTTtatgaataattgcaatcattgtattattaagctctttcaaaacaaacctattccttctagcttcctcaagggccaataaaacatcatttcccacaaaatccgagcatttctgaaaaaataaaggagtaaagccaTCCAGTCTtggagccttatcagggttcattgcaaaaacatCATTcctaacttcatccaaagaaaaaggagacatcaacattttattatctttcAAAGATACCAAataaggaatattagaagaaatgttattatgaagatctccatgctccgaagacaatagtgacttaaaaaacctaactgcctctgaagcaatatcctcctgtTCTGTTAAAGTgtgccatttggacactcaatacaagatatcctatttttatttctcttaatttttgttgaagagtgaattttttttgtatttctatcaccatctaaAAGCCAAATCTCCcttgatttctgtctccaatagatttcttctctggacaaaacttcttcaagctctacttttagcaattttagttcatcaaaaacaagaggcaccataccatgttgaatcacatgtgaattaagacgttcaatcatatcttgaatcctctgtttttcttgaaagatgttattaaaatgaaagatattccattctctaatattaaatttcaaaatctcaacttcttagcaatctgaaacattcggGATCCAGACCAATAAGGAGAagaactccaccattttttgagcaaaggcaaaaggaagaatctctaaaccacataggttcaaatttaaagggtgacttaaaaggagctttatcttccagaattgatagggaaattggaaaatgatctaaccccgaaactggaagaatagaggaaaaaaattcaaactctgaaTCAATCCAAATATCTGATAACAAAAACCGATGTAACCTTTCTGCAATCTGAGAAAAATATCTTcacatatttgtccatgtgaaaatcccattctgaaactgacaatcaaaaagacccatgtccttaatgaacatcccaaagtcttccatattttttttattaggaagaatacctcctttcttttctcccaagtcaatgatagcattaaaatcccccccaaagattatGAAGGtaccatgccttaaaggggaggaaattctcttaagatctccccataatttagtcttcctttgaataccagaaggagcataaatattaaaaagccaaaacttaaccttcaAAAGattgcttttaactaaggccaacatccagtttacagtagaagcaactagctcaacctcaatgttatagttattccaaagcaatgccaaaccccctTACGCACCACaagttggagaggagaggaattcccactttctccaagaagaaaaaaccaaatcagtagactcctttgacaattttgtctcttgccacatgaaaatatcacacttaactaattccatctgggacttaattaagcgcctcttgttaggggcatttaagcccctaacattccaagatataattctcatagctctcgaggggagaccgaggctcccctctttccttCAGACGGAAAAGACTTCCCTTttccaaaactactttgaagattacgCTTCACAACCCCcgacctagtcacaggaggactgataatagacctcttactcctcttacccttaggagtaccacttcctttcatagcgTCACCAAGAGAAACAGAATTGTTCCCTTTCCCAACAccaggagaaagagacaaagtTTGCTGAATCCCaacatcaatttccaattgagtctttcgattctttggaggcctacccctaccaggagaaaccacagatgaagccctaattagagtagtttgaacaattggtaaactcttacttgacttaggagaagtcatgactaaattatctatgatgcccacttctaatgaggccaaaacctcaaaagggttagcagatgcagaaataggaagggtcgatttaattccccccaagtcattctcaatggaacagataaccctattcataatgtcctcatccatctgatgctcatgatctttaaaaagatcatttacttggtgaACCAGATTTTCATTTGGCACAATAACAGGAATGTCCCCCAAttgaatattatttcctaaggtaGCGTTATTAcccacatccacatcaacatgctgcgaagaattagacaccaattctttgacttgttgagCAAGGATAGCATCATCAGGAAACCCTAGAGAAGAAACCCCAACATTAGACTCTGAGACAACCCCATCATTCTTCGCAAAAATCTGACGAATACCCTGACAACTTTATAAGTATTCTTTTGACTTCACAGGACAAACATgattcccaccaccatcatttagtgacttatccaaggaatttgaggtagtgagatttggaagCAGATCATCCATATTGTTGTCCCCTAAAACCACAATATTCTGGTGAGCTACTGTCTTATCCTTACTTGTAAATAACCCTGCAGACTTTGGATCAtgagacacaacataaacctcTCGCTTCCCAACATCCCTCATAGCCTGGTTAGCCTCAAAAGTAGTAGGATGTTTCCCAgtggaaccattaactaatagtttatcTAGAAATGGATTATCGTTACTACCCAAGCAATGTTCTACCTTATCCAGAACAGAGGATTTCAAAAAATCCATAAGAAAAGGAGCATCCAATTGCAAGGAAGTTTTACCAAGgtctttctccaacttattaattggttgtttccagataccctcatgagatttaatgatacaggtccgagggcaaacattattagggttagtcaggacacagatttttaccaaaacctccccctccaaaaaatcaaatcttgatgataagaaagaactacaagtattaccaatttgttccaaaacctctgggtccataaattcaaacgttaatttgggcaagccaaaccagaaaggaactaatttaaagcttgaccaagcagggacataaaatggtttccaagccgaaacaaacactaaatttttaccaaaccagtaatgtgaagatttcaaaacttcatccctaacagaagaagagttgaaaacaataataaatgcatttgcagagagtaattgaaaataatgcatatcagaccactttttttgcaatttatgatgaaatttagataaactagttgcatccccccatatttccccagaaatagcatgtgTATGCAAACAACGAGCTTTCAAATCCAAAAGGCATAATTGGTTCCATCTAAGAGTAGTGCCTTATTTGAAGACAAATCTTTTTGAGCTACTAAGTGTGCCATCTTGGATCTACCTCAAGCTATTAACCTTCTTTCAAGGAACTTGGCTTTGATACTAGTTGAAAGGCACACAATATATAGGGGAGGGGGTGGGGTGTGAGGGATTGCAAGGGGAAAGGGTTGGGGAGAGAGGTGAATTAATATATGCCAATTTCGACATGATTAaacataattattaattataatttctTCAAACATCACATCTAGATCCACTACTAAAACATCTACTAGCAACATATAAAATACAAAACATACATGCATTCAAACATATaaacaccaaatttacgtggaaacctagaaggGAAAAACTATGATGAGAAGTATTGattggatctactacccaaatccaacctcacaaagatAATGAATCACTTAAAACATAAAGTAGGCACCGACCTATTGAGAAATGGAATGTTGGTGCATTGCGCACTACATCATGGGTCACATTCATTTCCTTGGTCTTCAGCACCAAGGATCAAGTGGGAACAAGATTCATTATATCTCATAATACAACCAATGTTCGTCCTCATCTTAAAAAGGTCAAGTATGCCATTTCCACACTAATATTTGTCAATACTATACTATGAGGTTGGTCCAAACTGTTACCTACCTATTCTTCATTAGAAATTCTCTTCTGTGTAGTCCATCAAACGACTAAGAAACCAAGGACATCCATCACTAGCATGTTGTTGACCCCAAGGCCCACATGCTCTTGGAGAAATCAATCTTGTTGTCTAAGTGGTATGGCTAATAGTCCTTCGACATAATATTCTCCTTGGCTAGTATCAATCCCCAATGTATGCTCCTTGACTACTATCAATCTCATGTGTACACTCCTTATCTATTGTCAATCTTGAGAATCAATAAGTTTATCTATAAGCAAGTCAAAGGATTTTCATTAGTGATCACATCAAATGGAGAAGGCTAGCCTACATATTAGAGGTGGTTATGTGCAgaatcatggtgggccaaaacaagcccttaagtgacaatgaaatttcagaaaaacaaagttaggcaacttgacaaaaaaaattaaataagttatggacattattttaaaaatatataagaaCAGAATCTGTAGCAAATTggatgtagtttctaagctactagttgttttatgaaaaaaaaaattgatttgacgaaaatttgaaatttcaatgtagtagtgctaaaatttcagaaaaaaagataagaagtaggtgtctgcctaaccaccctaaccacaatcaaatcataatatttttttctaagattttaaatataagtaCTAGACTcgtgtccagatgtgacacatatatttttgtaatttttttgaagtaaataattaattatgaattttttactacaactttttagaaatataaaaacttgtatgtttgaccaccttaacttggtcaaaactttatgaaattgaatttttttttatcctatagtaggcgaagcatagaatgtgacgcaGATTTCGGAATCAAAAAATGCGATagcgtttgaaagttatagatgtttttctaTTAGCCTATCAATCGGGACTTTAGACAGAgttcaattagaaataataattatttattaaagtcaaaataagacaaaacctatattgttggaaaactgagaatgtccttaaaaatccctttttgttttatcacttttggtttaaaaaaagtcgtcagccaccaaagTGAAGTTTGGAAATGCAAGGAACACTCAAAAATGTATTTTTTCTATTGACTTTCCAAGTTTGGCATTTCCTAGCCAAATCCCAATGCAATCCCGAGCCAAATACGAAGGTTTCAATTTTTTGTCAGAGAAATCGAATATCAGATATTAATCCGATATTCGATTTTTAtcatttttaattataaatataattaataatatatagtatattattaataacattaatatataataaatattatatattaatattataatatatatatatatatattaaaatatattaataataaaagatatCAGATAATATCTGATATCCAATACCTTgtttaggataggaagagagagagagagggagagatagggagagaatgagaaagggagagagagagaaggggaaagaaagataaagatctctctttccccttctctccctatctcccccttctctctctctccccttctctccctatctcccaccttctctct
This window harbors:
- the LOC131076278 gene encoding uncharacterized protein LOC131076278, giving the protein MPLWGINFVELQKPLLTKILKWAGVEQKLIEIEEGTTMSCWAPIKISTRPPLVLVHGFAAEGGVTWQFQISKLSKEYSIYVPDLLFFGKSVTVSRQRSETFQAECLMTLLKKLKVEKCAMVGLSYGGMVAFTMAEMYPELVTCLVVSGSVIAMTDSISQTSLNRLGFSSFAELLLPTTVKGLKALFSVGFYKKIWLSEFLFRDFLEIMFNNREERGELLAALGESNKVAQVPSLNQKILFLWGNKDEVFNLELVNGMRK